Within Crassostrea angulata isolate pt1a10 chromosome 2, ASM2561291v2, whole genome shotgun sequence, the genomic segment CATGATGGCACAGTTATGCAAGAACACTGTCCGTTGGAAACAATAAATTATCCAGGTCAAATTCGAATTCGATTCACGATCGCGCAGAACCGTTGTTACGATCATGAACCTACATTTTTCTATAACTCTGTTTGTGAGATTTAAATTGAGTGAAGTGACAGACAATCATTAACTTTATACTAGTAGATGCGCTTAGAAATGATGTGTGTCTTCTATGATTTAAATTATGCCTTAATTATTAGACCCATGTGGTTTATAcgtaattataaaataaaattctttggATCAATATCCTTCCCGGGAATAGATGTAAAAGACTGGCCtcaagtaatattttaaaagcctACATGTCAATACATTAAATCCATGTGATACATGCGTAATTCAAAAAGGAAGCCTTAGATCATTACCCCTTTCCAGGAACAAATTGCAAAGAGTGgctttaaatcatatttcagaGTCATACATGTCAATGTATTTAATGAACAAGTGTagttaattttcttcttttaaaataataactattttattacGATAGTTTTGAAAAGTATTGTTCTTTTTCATTTCTTGCTTTCAGTTTATTTAAATTAACGTGcatattttaaggaaaaaaaggAAAGAGAGAATGAAATCCGCTCTCATATTTAAAGTTACTTGTAAAACAATTATCgttaatatcaaaaaattgtcggttatgaatttatatcatttttttaaatgcatataaaagtaaaaattaaagtattttatattaattcgaatttattttttttaacgggCCGGTCAACAAACgccaaaatttgaaatattcatttgcACGTGATGTAACAAGCTTATTTTAGAACGTACACAAGAGGTCGATGCGGAAACGTGGTCGGACCAGTGGCAGTGGAATAATGCGTTCaaagagaaaagaaagaaagaaacagGCTGACAGAAAACATTGTAAATTAAGAATTTATATTGAAGACCACTTTGAGCGGTGGACACGTGTTAGAAACGTCGTGTTTTAGCATAAGCTTGTCGGTTTCTTGCTATAGACAGATGGTTCACGCAGCtgtgtttttctttgtttaaaacaatatttactcCGTAAGGAAAAGAAGCGTATGTGTATGGTACGATATTCGTTGTCTAAATATGATAAAACTTGTATAGCTATCACTCGAatacttaaaatatataaactgtAAATGTTTTGAGTCGAGGGACCCAAGACAGGATAATTTTGACgttttattatgataataaaacacccctgcgaatgttattgtcattaaaattttagaccacgtggttttatttgaccctttttagtttcgcagtaaaaatcatgcctcgtgtttatagtctatttcatagaatttagatatttgtaatcaaatatgaaatctagatgtttattgattttaaactttatcttcattatttgatggataaaatgtgttctagaaataaatgtgacaatacaaaaaaatagctcttgtctgctgttgcaaaaATTAACATGCATTAATGTAAACTCCCCataggattaattttcgatccgcgcctgaccaaGTAATAGCATCAagagtgaaacagactatactattttatgcagaatattccttgaaaatggctcgatatactacgtttttatgcaaaacagacacccattattttttttaaaaacatggtattgcacaccacaagcatcaaacatggctatgattttattaagctacccaatgtttatattttcaaccactctagacgtggttgaacacgaacgataactctgttctgaatattatcgtataatataaataatcgcttgatggtaaaataagacatacatctgaaaagattttcatgttttaacataaatcaaagtaggatatgatataaaaacgaccagtacttacgtattttgagaatattatccgaacacttatacttccgctcgaaatttaacaggaactgaacaaagctcggtgaagtctcgtgaactttcattcgagcacctctgcatttattacatacttaacaataaagaaaacattccgaacacatttgcAGGGGTGTAAAAGTTGTCAACGTTTAAACATAATGGTCAATTGAAAAAGAGCTTTCATCGATTGTCTTCGACACCGAAACGCAACCATCCTCGTAAAAAACAGATGacaatatctaatatttttCTGTTAATAGAACACAAACCTGTTCACATGAATtcaaacaatgtaaacaaacctgTCGTTTTACCTCCTTCTGCATGCTGCTTTTCTGAATTACTTTTCCCGCGAACATGCGAAAATCCACCTCAAACGTTAATCTGTTATGAATATGATCTGTAAATCCcctttattcattttcaaataatgGTCAGTACcgttaatatttataaaaaaagttgcaaaattttcggtatacttttttttcataaacctATTTATGCTGACAAAATTTGGGTCTGGTTTTAACATTGCAAAACTGTCGTTAAGAACGgcatacattgtatataccTTCAAATTATCATATTACGATTATACATGTAGAGGAAAAAGTCATTTCAGCCAACATTACTTTATTATGAATATTCTCCTCCTTGTTTTGTCATTCTCACTTGTTCCAGGTCTTCCACAATCTTCCCAGCATCCTCTTTGATCTAAAAGTAGCCACATTAGTCGGAGTACACTTACTAATGACAACCATCctgattaaagaaaaatatcaacacaACGTATCAATCgatttatcatttatatttatgatttgtatTTAATTGCGGCTTGATTTAATTAAGAACCATGtaaagatatgaaataaaaaacatatgttGCAAATACTTCTTATACGGACTATGCAAACTTATGTTGCAAGTCTTATGAAGAGTAtagtattgatttaaaaaagtttcttttaaCATTAGTATGGAAGCTAGCACAGTTAGCTGTATACAATCACATTTTTATTGATTAGTTGTTGTGTATGTTTTTGTTAACTATTCGACATCATAAGCATACATCACatgaaaggaaaataaaaagtataGTTTAGTCTTAGAAAGGCCTCTACATAATCTTTACACATTACTTTCATTGTGTAAGTCAACACAAGCCTATGAAATACACTGTACTTACTCCAAAGTACATTATTGACTGTATGCTATTATTCGATCATAAAACTTAGTCTACATCCatgtattaaatattgaaaacatttatCTTCATTCACAAAACTGAAATCGGCTATAGTGTAGAAGTACTATCCAGGTAATGTTTAGTTAATTTAACTCTCACTCAAGGCCACCTACATCACACCTACTCGAAGAAAAGTTGTTTGGTGGCTTTTTACGTAgatattgataatatattttacaatcttTTAACCTTAATATTAAGAAAAGAGACTTGTACTATTTTGACACAACATCGtgaacaaatattaaataaaagtaaCATAAAAAGATAGATTTACCAAAACTGTGTTTTTTACCCGATGAAAATCCTTTACATTAATGATCGAATCCATACATACAGTTTTTTGTTTAAGTCCAAATGGATAAGTTGAGGCGaaatagttttcttttttttcaattttcgccGAGAAGCAGTACATACATTTAACAAAACAAGTATTTCAATGCATAATGTACAACCAATTTTAGTCACCATGTATTTGTTTAAAGTCAactgagattaaaaaaaaaaaaaagtccacaaaaacaatttttaatgtcttttaaacatttatattttttccacgTTAAATGGCCCGGTGAAgaataaacctaaaaaaaatgaaaaacattcgaatttttaaaacactagtACATTTTTAGAACATGGGCACATATTGTTAAGAGTCTCTGCTCATCATTCTAAGCATGCGGAATTCGAGCAAATAAACGGAGCTacatatatcaatataaaattgcgctagcaaaaaaatatttctttttggaAAAATTATCTTCCACGTTTAGAACTTGAAAAGATTGTGAAGTATTTGCTTTTTGCATCGTTTGTAagggaaataaattaaaataaaacactgtCTGTTGTTTGTATCACTTCATTTCTATTCATATTAAGCATAAGTTTCCTGGTGGCATGGAtatgttggtttttttaatttcgatacagcatctaaaacaaaaaattaatatattcttattcaaaGTTGCTTTAtaagttgttatttttttaattatattaatttatctTTTCTTTGCAATACAGTTTTATAATCCGTTATGTCTgaatttacattacatgtctatTATTTaaagaacgagtacgcacgctttcgcgcatcatttcatttgtattctGACGTCATCTTGTTGCTTTGTTGACACCATGGCgcgatagtttcaactgcagatattcagcgaaatttgttgaaaatagctcgatTGATACagaatattgatattatattgtggaataaacataaatgtctcgaagtacatgtataatctatttttggcctcgggtcgaaaacgtgaggAGGGTTCATCAAGGCTAGCCCTCCGTCACGTTTTTTTTACCCGCCTAAATAAAGCTTATTTCAAGAAAGTAACCatgcattttatattaatgaccctcaatatgtgattttatatatttatttattgcttaaatatgtctgaatgtgtTAAtgatactataaagatcaccatttccgcctttgtcaaataaaaatagccattatctgataAATCTGGGAGGttgggcatacaaaaacagCTTTGATTaaacccctggaacaaaccaggaggtaaaaggtttttttaattttaccatTTAATGCCTTTTAAGACTACATTTATCGTTATTAACATCTTACAAATATCCGTGAAAACTATGCGGTAATTTAAATAACCATTTCATTGTAGCTACATTGAAGTATACATTGATTTATTCAACATGTAAAGGAAAATAAATCGCTTTGAAACGTCTTAAATTTTATTCCATCGTTCCTAGAATACCATCGGTCCAACAATTCAGCTAATGCAGTAtaaaaagtttaagaaaaatacaaaataatcaatTGTCATGTATAAATTATCACAAATAATTAttcttatattttttacaaGCATTACCTGATTATTGTTCTCAAGTGGAGCACAGTCTGGATAAAAGATCATCAAAGTTTCCCGTTTCAGGCTTCGTATCAATAATGTTTTTCAATTAAGTTTCTTCTTCTTTGATATGCTCTAACAATGCTACCCTTAATCTTCTTTGCTAGGGTCGTAATTAAAGCTAAGATATTGATTTACAGATTCTCTTTCCTTGTTTGAGGAATTACGTTGATATTTTGTCATGAGTGTCATTCGGATGtggcaatgtacatgtatactactaATATTATTGTTGTAGACTGTAACTTCCAATTGTTGCCATTGATAAGCATGATGAGAATCAGATACGTATACTGTATGTTGGTAATGCCAATgcaatttaaccaaaaaatcaaTGATCATGTAAATTGTTTCGTAATTTTATAGTGGTTTTAACTGGTTACTAAAATATTACTTGTGAGCTTATCTCTAAATATTTAACACAACATATTTTCtctaaaaacagatttttatgtCGTTCATATCCCGTACATTGCAGGAGTTCCCAAACAATTTACTAACAGTTTAAATaatgctaaaaatactagtaaatGAAACGATGTTAAGATGTTACAAGAACACTTAAATTAAGATGTAACCAGAATATTCAGTTTACCACATAGTGCACATATATGttgtctacatgtatataaagccTTTACCCCAGAAATTCAATTATTgttcgattaaaaaaaatgagaagtttttatttacttgtgtcAGAAGTCGcttgatttgaaataaacaaattctTGAATATATAAAAGATGGTATCAAAGAGACCTTTGATTTCATCAGACACTTATAATaacatgtttataattaatgaaaatcattcatgtaattaaagaatgttccttttgaaataaaaaaaaatgcttttactTTTTTCGGGTTTTAGCTGTATCcataaaagaattttttgtatattttaaaaattaaatgacgTGTTTAAACCAGATGCAAACTTCATAAAGGAGGCTGAATGGTAAACAAAAACACTGTCAGATTTAtccaaaatatttagaattgaaTTGTTTGCTATTTACGTTTTGTAGTAAAGAaggattacatgtatttcctttttaagtttggtatttttaaatatttttatagagaTTTTCCTGTAAAGAAGATTTATCTAAAATATTAAAGATTGATTTGTTTGCTTTTTACGTTTTGTGGCAAAGaaggaatacatgtattccCTTTTTAAGTttggtattttttaatatttttatatagaaatccTCCTCTAAAGAAGATCAATACAGCCCAAGTGGCCAAGACCATCAAACTCACTtaacatttattattaaaaaaatactttcagTTACTAGATAAATATTGCTTTTGTGGATTTTTAACTGTATTTCAATAGAATAGCTTAATAGAAAAAACCTGAATGGTAAATTTAATTGTAGCAGAagtattattcaaaatatattaacttaaTATAATAACAATTGCATCAAAATTTCGTATATGCTAGTtctgaatttgaatttttccctgttaatttaaaattgaaggCCTACTCTGTACAGTGAATCAATTGataaaaaactaattttgataaataaatatcatatttgagagaaaaagaaaatgtatgcTCTTTTTAGAACAGATGaatttgatttgttaaataaataaataatttagaCAACTAGAGAAAGATTTCATTAAtaatcttttgatattaaattaatCCATGTTGTGATCATTGAAAAAAGTGACTACCAATACTCAAAAGCTATTTAAACTCTCGCAATTTCTAGCCACTAGTATGGATCTACAAATCAATACAACAAAGTTTTATATAACACAGTTTCAAGGAATATAATTTCACACATAAACCTTCTGTGTCGCAGGAGGCAAACAGTTTAAGCATGAGAggacagttttatttttttgtaataagtGTGATTTTCAGCGCTTCAGTGCAATGCTCATTAGCAGGCTCTGCGTTACAACAGCGATTAGTTAAAAGTAGCTTGTTGCCAACATCTTCTTGTATTGAGGTCGCAAACCAAACCCAAAGTTCTGTTCTTTGCACGGCGACTTGTCTGAAGAGCCATGAGGATATTGTTGTCTCCAGCCGCCATGTTGTCTCCACAAAATGCGTTTGTTGTAGAAGTTTGTTAACAGGGACACAGTTTTCCGACACTGAGTGGATCACGTATAGACATGGTACATCTTTtattcttttctctttttttcaaaagtgtCGATAGAAATGGTGTTGAATGTTTAAGAACCACTTCGTTTATCATATGCATTTTGTTATCATGATTGTCGTTGTATTGTTGTTGTTATAGATCTAgcttttctttgattttgattttgttgttgattacatgtatggtattaagtttaatttaataactagactttgacccgtgcgagcACGTGTTGGTATACAGCATATGATattggacatttacgaaatagatacatcgacacgccgtattgttgacatttacataaacaagctttaagcctacaataatgctattaattttactccactctgcttagttagaaaaATATATCTGAAAAATCTCGGGACGGGCTTTCACAGTTCAAACACCTCCGACATTTACACCCGTATTAATGTAGCAAAAAGTTGCACAATCGCTcaggaacgattttggagaaaattaatgatgcTGCATTGTAAATTACAGtcaaaatatttccaaaaaccattttgaggctgtaaataccttttattctaaaaatttaattcatactaATGAAGAATTTAACACTTCACCAAAATTTttcaccatgttgacattcggaactctcgggatttcttaggttaaatgcactgagttagagttatctcccgtatttcctttgatgaatatatgacaaatttaaaatgaaaatttacacgtcatatcgtttctgagtttatccatacaaatgtcatattttaaaaacataatctAAAGAACCTCCCGTGATTatgcgtgaatgtaatgcgcaagatcgtaaaatccaaaaaattcagatgatttccggattttttcaaaggaattgtctttgatttttatttagcgaagcttgatttagaaaaaataaaaacaaattggtaatcttcaagtaccaatgatgtttaaaatatataaaacaaaagacagcacTGATCTGATTTCTCGTTATTATAGCTCAAAaaatcgagtctattattttaatatagtagtatatatgttatataaggCCTCCTATGAATAATTCGTGTAATAGCattgaatatattaaaatgacaaatgtatCAGAAAATAGactagaaaaataaaacaaacataacAGAGAAAtatggataaaaaataaaactggaaaatcaaaattgattaaaatattacaattattcaaCTCCTgggaaaagagaaaaattatctatttctggaaaagaaaataaaattattgtatattctttaatttttgttttaatatttacatacaAAAGCAAAACAATATAGCTTGCTTTAACTTTTAACTAATAGAATAGTGATAGGGACATAAAATAAAGCAAAACGATCGCTAAAAAACTGCCTTGGCGTTTTCGGGGCCCTCTGTTCTTCCAAAATGTAGATGTAGAAGAATAGACATTTTCGTCTGAAAACCATAAATTATACTATGTAATCATTATAATTCGTTGAGACTAAATTTCCGTGGATTTCGCGGGTAGCTCTCACCCCCGAATTTACATCATCGACATAAACGTATTATAGTCATCATTGGTGACAGTTATAGTGTAATTTTTTGACACAAATACCGCTCAGTCACACACATTTGATATCATTATTTGACAACAATTCCAAGATTACCTCTTTCACATGGTCCCTCTTTATATCCAGAGAAAATAGcaagaaaatacattttttcggggattgataatgaaaaaagatagacattttgttttcaaattcgGAAGACACTTGGATAACGATACATTTCTTCCGGGATTGATAATGggtaaaataaacttttaattttcattcggaagtcactcagaTAACTTGCacattgtttttatattatcattcgaccggataattttcatattgtttttaaaggaaaatCTCCGTATACTTTTTATTTGTGGATTTGTATAGAAACTTACCGTGCTAGAGTGTGGCATGATTTTTATTGCAGTGCATGAATTTATGGATTGAGTCCATAGATATTTATGGTTATCAAAATACCAAGTGATAAATGGTGGAAGCAGAAACTTGGGATAGAGTATAGTAGATGATgcaatttgttatatttgatttggtgtaaataaaattgtgttctaacaaacttgttgtagttgttgtGGCTGTTGGCGTCGTTGTTGTTGATTAAGTTGTCGCTGCTAGTATTGATGTTGTAGttggtttttaattttacaggaACTATTAAAAGTATCACTTTTTCTCAAAATCACACCAGTTCCACGCCCCTACACAGCAAACATCTTACTAATACACTTTTTGTATATTACGTTTTATTTGACATACTTTAACCAGTTACGTCTAGAGCActaaataattaatcaatgaatgCTTATTTAGGGATGCCGTCGGTCATATAACACACCAAGCgtggtatgataatttgtctgcatgaCCTTGTGTGTTATAGGACTGACGACATAAAAAAGCATATAATGCTTATAtctatatttcattttgatttgttgCCTTGTCTGCCATTGTAACATCCACAAGTGTGAACTCTGACTTTCGCTTCCGATGTGCTCTTCGACGTTTGTggcgtcataataaaactcatcATCCAATCAAAGTGTTTTCTtagaaaattgaacgtcgcagattataatgaaaacttaatggTAAATATATATGCTGAATGTTAATATTGAAGAAATGGTTTGCTTTCAGATGAAACCCTTATTGTGTATTCGTATTGCCCAATAGGATACATTATTATCAATCATTCACCTGTCATAACTTGTCTGAGGTTGGAGTTGATGACAAAAAATTACAGCGGCGCAGCCTTAGGTTGTCATGCAGACGGAGGGAATTTAGTCCGAATCGACTCTGCTGAGAAGTATACCATATTTCTGCAATTCATTGCCAGTGAGTTATTAGACTATTTTCCAAATCAGATTGACAATAACAAAAATTCTTTACTTTCTACcgaatcatatttatttttggtGTGTTAAATAGAATAGAACGATTTTGAGGATTACGTTAGAACAGggtttgtgtttaaaaaaaaaatatttttactagGTTCAATATCTGAAGACAtatccatttatttatttttaaacacacaataacaatgttataaataaatttcaacattcatgttttgtttacttgttcATTAAGTGGATATATACTGAGACAGTGGCTATCgatcttttttattttcctaTTGCGCCTggcattttctttttattcaatgtaataaaaaacTGAAGTTTCTATGTGTATTAGTACATTGTTTCTCTTGTGTATAatttcttattacatgtacagacACACAccaaagcattaaaaaatacacatcaTCGAATTCAGATAATAATTCTCCAAAAAGTGATCCTAATTATATTGACcccaaacattttcaaaattaacgaaatgtagatattttaataattaatggTTTAGTGCTACAAATTATTAGATATGTAATGctaaatcaaaaagaaaaaagataacatttaaaaaaaaaagatggaggaaattcaaaattattggtaaatactaatatttttaaatgttttatgaagCAGGGATAGCTtgattaagtaaaaaaaaactgtaataTTTCAGGTCATGTACCACCCTCAGTTGCTGAAATTTGGATTCAAAGCTTCAGGGACCCGAATGATCTAAATATGATTTGGAGTTTCCATGACCACACAGTTATGCCAGAACATTGTCCTTTAGAAACTTCAGATATGCCGATTGAAACTCGGCTTCGATTTATGATCGCGGAAGGCATCTGTAACGACAATACACCGACACATTTCTACAACTCTGTTTGTGAAAGAGAAGCAACAACCATCTCATATCTCTAGTACATTTGTTTAGAGATATTGTGCGTTTGTTCAGGTCCAGGCTACGTCTTATTAAATCCATCTTATATACGTTGTTATAAAAACACGTTCGTTCACGACCATTTCTctggtaaaataaatttaaggaATCGGCCTCGAGTATTATTTCAAAGACTTACATGCCATTGCATTAAaccatttgtaaataaaactaCATATCTGTtggttatgatatttttttgtttggttggggtgttgttgttttttcaaCATGACATGGATGATTTAAAATAAGGTTTTTGTAATTCGCATTAAGAAGACTCCGCCATGTTTTTCTCCTGTTTTTTCAATATCTGTCAAAGCAATATGTGGTAGTACACCCCTGTGTCAAGCTGTTAAAAAGTAACCTTTTTTTAGAATGTGCCAATAATAGTAAACTTATGATAGttcttattataaaaaaagatagaTACGATTtctaaatgacaaaaataaatggtGCATGGTCTTTCTTTTAATGAActacttttatatataaactacttttaaataaactgaaatgtttcgaaaaaaaaatatacatggatATTGAAACTGTCCTTTTTACCATCTTAAAATCATAGGTATTTGTAAACCATTCCATTtgaatataattgtattatCGGATATGATCTGGCAAAGGAATTAGAGAGAATTTGAAAGAACGGCTAATAATGTACATACCATGTCATCAtaatcataaatttaaacaaaatgtttcatAGAAATgtcaaaatgtagaaaaaaacaaAGTTTGATATCTAAAGCAAAATATATGTCACCAAAATATTAACATATCATGTACACCTTTAAACGATTCATCTTAAATTTCATGGTCTTAACATCCATTGAACAATGGAACTAAATCACTGAACATGTTTTTCATGTGCATTTTACGGTAAAACGAAAAGAGAAGGAGACACACATAAAACCGTGAAAATCGTTCAAATTATAATAGAAGCTACCGACGTGATTTTTAtggtaattattttattttcctaaGAAGGTCATCAAGCTGATCTTACACAATGCGTTTGTGTgtaaaaa encodes:
- the LOC128170908 gene encoding uncharacterized protein LOC128170908, which gives rise to MRGQFYFFVISVIFSASVQCSLAGSALQQRLVKSSLLPTSSCIEVANQTQSSVLCTATCLKSHEDIVVSSRHVVSTKCVCCRSLLTGTQFSDTEWITYRHDETLIVYSYCPIGYIIINHSPVITCLRLELMTKNYSGAALGCHADGGNLVRIDSAEKYTIFLQFIASHVPPSVAEIWIQSFRDPNDLNMIWSFHDHTVMPEHCPLETSDMPIETRLRFMIAEGICNDNTPTHFYNSVCEREATTISYL